The proteins below come from a single Tenuifilum thalassicum genomic window:
- a CDS encoding adenine-specific methyltransferase EcoRI family protein, producing MANKDLIKAKAAKNDEFYTQYQDIQKEVEAYLEYNPDTFRGKTVYCNCDDPYESNFFRYFVLNFEKLGLKRLITTSYKPSPIANTQLSLFGDDQTLPQQKGRPKVTANRFIINEVGDYNQDGEFNLEDIAAQLKANKNNEWAPLKEDGDFRSEECIELLKQSDIVVTNPPFSLFREYVAQLFEYKKKFLIIGNMNATTYKEIFPLIKENKMWLGPTISSGDREFQVPDYYPLHAAGYRIDGKGRKFIRVKGVRWFTNLDHGRRHQPLPLMTMADNLKFNKKIQKNPNSYKKYDNYDAIEVPYTKAIPGDYDGVMGVPISFLDKYNPEQFDIVGSDYYVKEGLLPELVNPKWKGKIDRGYIDGKRMYTRLFIKHKE from the coding sequence ATGGCAAATAAAGACCTCATAAAAGCAAAAGCGGCGAAAAACGATGAGTTTTATACGCAATATCAAGATATTCAAAAAGAAGTAGAAGCATACTTGGAATATAATCCGGATACATTCCGAGGAAAAACAGTTTATTGTAATTGCGATGATCCGTACGAAAGTAATTTTTTCCGGTATTTTGTGCTGAATTTCGAAAAACTAGGTTTGAAGCGTTTGATAACTACCAGTTACAAGCCGTCGCCGATTGCCAATACGCAGTTGAGTTTGTTTGGCGACGACCAAACCTTGCCACAACAAAAAGGCCGTCCGAAAGTAACGGCAAATCGTTTTATTATCAACGAAGTAGGCGATTACAATCAAGACGGTGAGTTTAATTTGGAAGATATTGCTGCACAGCTTAAAGCCAACAAAAACAACGAATGGGCGCCATTAAAAGAGGATGGCGATTTTCGTAGCGAGGAGTGCATAGAACTACTAAAACAGTCCGATATTGTCGTTACAAATCCACCGTTTTCACTTTTCCGCGAGTATGTGGCGCAACTGTTTGAGTATAAAAAGAAGTTCTTGATTATTGGAAATATGAATGCTACTACTTACAAAGAGATTTTTCCTTTAATTAAGGAAAACAAAATGTGGTTAGGTCCAACTATATCCAGTGGCGATCGTGAATTTCAAGTCCCAGATTATTATCCTTTACATGCTGCTGGATATAGAATTGATGGGAAAGGAAGGAAATTTATACGAGTCAAAGGTGTACGATGGTTCACCAATCTTGACCATGGACGCCGTCATCAGCCGTTGCCTTTAATGACCATGGCGGACAATCTTAAATTCAACAAAAAAATCCAGAAGAATCCTAACAGCTACAAAAAATACGATAACTACGATGCCATTGAAGTGCCCTACACCAAAGCCATCCCCGGTGATTATGATGGCGTGATGGGAGTGCCGATTAGTTTCTTAGACAAATATAATCCGGAGCAGTTTGATATTGTTGGCAGCGATTATTATGTTAAGGAAGGACTGTTGCCGGAATTGGTAAATCCTAAATGGAAGGGTAAGATTGATAGAGGTTATATAGACGGGAAGCGTATGTATACCAGACTTTTTATCAAACATAAGGAATAA
- a CDS encoding HNH endonuclease family protein, giving the protein MITTLKTDITIEQICEGFVYSELEGKGLFGLAGKLTIQPEYQRNYIYASDGGKREQAVIESVLKSYPLGLIYFNKVDVDKFEVLDGQQRITSLGRFVTGKFAIKDENGNEQYFSGMAQDKKQKILETKLLIYECEGTESEIKEWFKTINIVGVPLNEQELLNAVYSGPFITKGKEWFSNSQNPNIQKWSAYIRGSAVRQDFWHTALDWVSKGNIGDYMSSHRYDADIKEVKNYFDTVLDWVSAVFEDVESEMCGLEWGRLYEEYHKQSYDPKKVSERVQALYADPYVKNRKGIFEYILGGEKDTKLLNVRVFDEATKRAAYKQQTKEAKEKGISNCPLCALGHDANKARIYEFKEMDADHVTAWSKGGSSDISNCQMLCKTHNRAKGNK; this is encoded by the coding sequence ATGATAACTACACTAAAAACCGATATTACAATTGAGCAAATTTGCGAAGGTTTTGTATATAGCGAACTTGAAGGTAAAGGGCTTTTTGGGCTTGCCGGTAAACTGACCATTCAGCCGGAATATCAGCGCAACTACATCTACGCATCCGATGGCGGAAAAAGGGAACAGGCGGTAATTGAGTCGGTTTTGAAAAGTTATCCGTTGGGTCTGATTTACTTTAACAAAGTGGACGTAGACAAATTTGAAGTGCTGGACGGGCAGCAACGCATTACCAGCTTGGGGCGGTTTGTAACCGGCAAGTTTGCAATCAAAGACGAAAACGGCAACGAGCAGTATTTTAGCGGCATGGCTCAAGACAAAAAGCAAAAGATTCTCGAAACCAAACTTTTGATTTACGAATGTGAAGGAACAGAGAGTGAAATCAAAGAATGGTTCAAAACAATCAATATTGTCGGAGTACCGCTTAACGAGCAAGAATTGCTGAATGCCGTCTATTCCGGCCCATTTATAACAAAGGGGAAAGAGTGGTTTAGCAACAGTCAGAATCCAAATATTCAAAAATGGAGCGCGTATATCAGAGGTAGTGCTGTGCGGCAAGATTTTTGGCATACGGCTCTTGATTGGGTAAGTAAAGGCAATATCGGCGATTATATGAGCTCACATCGGTATGACGCCGACATTAAAGAGGTAAAAAATTATTTTGATACCGTGTTAGATTGGGTTTCTGCCGTGTTTGAAGATGTGGAGAGTGAAATGTGCGGTTTGGAATGGGGACGGCTTTACGAAGAGTATCATAAGCAATCGTATGATCCGAAAAAGGTTTCTGAGCGTGTACAAGCTCTTTATGCCGATCCTTATGTCAAAAATCGAAAAGGAATATTTGAGTATATTCTGGGCGGAGAAAAGGATACCAAACTGCTTAATGTTCGTGTATTTGATGAAGCAACCAAAAGGGCTGCCTATAAACAACAAACAAAAGAGGCTAAAGAAAAAGGAATATCCAATTGTCCGCTTTGCGCTTTAGGTCACGATGCTAATAAGGCAAGAATTTATGAATTTAAGGAAATGGACGCCGACCACGTTACTGCTTGGAGCAAAGGTGGAAGTAGCGATATTTCCAATTGCCAGATGCTTTGCAAGACGCACAATCGTGCAAAGGGTAATAAATAA
- a CDS encoding IS256 family transposase, producing the protein MKREEPFDYAAFEKEAMEKLKAGTPLTGAGGIFTPLIKRLIESSLEGELDAHLKESEEPNRRNGKLSKSLRTSIGPIEINTPRDRNSSFEPQLVKKRQRVLNEELDRKIISMYGLGLSYSDIRKHMHEMYGLDTSESTITAVTDRVVEDVKEWQRRPLEPVYPLVWMDAIHFKVKEENRIVTKAVYCVIGVNREGFKDILGMYLGQSEGASFWLEVLSDLKARGVNDILIASIDNLKGFAEATEASFPQTDVQLCVIHQVRNTMRFVPYKDSKAVMKDMKQIYKAPNREASRQALEDFCAKWESKYPYATRSWKTNWERLTNFYKYPPEIRKLIYTTNVIENFHGRLRKVTKTIRLFSSDMALMKLLYLVQKQFVADNWQKPMFAWRTIQSQLSIIFEERFTK; encoded by the coding sequence ATGAAAAGAGAAGAACCATTTGACTATGCAGCCTTTGAAAAAGAGGCGATGGAAAAGCTAAAAGCAGGTACACCGTTAACTGGAGCTGGCGGTATTTTTACACCCTTGATAAAGCGGCTTATCGAGTCCAGTTTGGAGGGGGAACTTGATGCCCACCTGAAAGAAAGCGAGGAGCCCAATCGAAGAAACGGCAAGCTTTCAAAGAGCCTAAGGACCAGCATTGGCCCAATAGAGATCAACACCCCCCGAGACCGTAACAGCAGCTTTGAGCCACAACTGGTCAAGAAGAGACAACGTGTTTTAAACGAGGAACTTGACCGAAAAATCATATCCATGTACGGCTTGGGTCTAAGCTACAGCGATATTCGCAAGCACATGCATGAGATGTATGGCCTGGACACCTCAGAGTCGACAATAACTGCAGTAACCGATCGGGTTGTAGAGGATGTGAAGGAGTGGCAGCGCCGTCCCCTGGAACCGGTTTATCCGCTTGTTTGGATGGATGCCATCCATTTTAAAGTAAAAGAAGAGAACAGGATAGTTACAAAGGCTGTTTACTGCGTTATCGGGGTTAACCGGGAAGGGTTCAAGGATATCCTTGGCATGTATCTTGGGCAGTCAGAAGGGGCGAGCTTCTGGTTGGAGGTTCTGTCGGATTTGAAGGCGCGCGGCGTGAACGATATTCTTATTGCCAGCATCGACAACTTAAAGGGGTTTGCAGAGGCCACCGAGGCCAGCTTCCCGCAGACGGACGTCCAGCTATGTGTAATTCACCAGGTTCGTAACACCATGCGTTTTGTGCCATATAAAGATAGCAAGGCAGTAATGAAAGACATGAAGCAGATTTACAAGGCGCCGAACAGGGAGGCATCAAGACAGGCGCTTGAGGATTTTTGTGCCAAATGGGAATCAAAATACCCATATGCTACAAGAAGCTGGAAGACGAACTGGGAGAGGCTTACCAACTTTTACAAGTACCCGCCTGAAATCAGGAAGCTGATTTACACAACCAACGTCATCGAAAATTTTCATGGCAGGTTAAGAAAGGTAACCAAAACAATACGGCTGTTTAGCAGCGATATGGCGCTAATGAAACTACTCTACCTGGTTCAGAAACAGTTTGTAGCGGACAACTGGCAAAAGCCAATGTTTGCGTGGAGAACAATACAATCACAATTATCAATTATATTTGAAGAGCGATTTACAAAATAG
- a CDS encoding SDR family oxidoreductase produces the protein MVSFKNRLVWITGASSGIGRELALLLAEEGAHLILSSNDPKELSKVADECREFTSFCQEYPFDLSKPEEVNSTAETVVNTFGNIYLLINNGGISQRSLVKDTPVEIDRRIMEIDYFSYVILTKAVLPGMIEAGEGFIAATSSISGKFGFPLRSAYAAAKHAIQGFFETLRAEAKPHNISVTIAYPGRIQTNISLHAIDSKGNKHGVMDPGQQNGMPARECAKRYIRAIKKRKPEVYIGKSEILMVHIKRLFPRLFFRIVTKIKPT, from the coding sequence ATGGTTTCCTTTAAAAATCGTCTTGTTTGGATAACTGGAGCCTCATCGGGGATAGGTCGCGAGCTGGCCTTACTACTTGCCGAAGAAGGGGCACACCTTATACTATCGTCGAACGATCCCAAGGAGCTATCAAAAGTTGCCGATGAGTGTCGCGAGTTCACTTCATTCTGTCAGGAATATCCTTTTGATCTGTCAAAACCCGAAGAGGTTAATAGCACTGCCGAAACAGTTGTAAACACCTTTGGGAACATCTATCTTCTTATAAATAATGGTGGCATAAGCCAACGTTCGCTGGTTAAAGACACACCAGTAGAGATTGATAGAAGGATAATGGAAATCGACTATTTCTCATATGTCATACTTACCAAAGCGGTTCTACCTGGAATGATTGAAGCCGGCGAAGGTTTTATTGCTGCAACAAGCAGCATATCGGGCAAGTTTGGATTCCCACTTCGTTCGGCATATGCTGCAGCTAAACATGCCATTCAGGGGTTCTTTGAAACCCTCCGGGCCGAAGCAAAACCGCACAATATCTCGGTAACCATTGCCTACCCTGGACGTATCCAAACCAACATCTCGCTTCATGCTATCGACTCAAAAGGCAATAAGCATGGAGTTATGGATCCAGGACAACAAAACGGCATGCCTGCCCGAGAATGTGCCAAAAGATATATTCGAGCAATAAAAAAGCGCAAACCCGAGGTTTACATTGGAAAAAGCGAAATACTTATGGTGCATATCAAACGCCTGTTCCCAAGGCTCTTTTTCAGAATAGTAACTAAAATCAAACCCACATAA
- a CDS encoding VOC family protein, translating into MSSIIYGIQQVGIGVSSLTEAWKWYKEYLGFDIRIFEDSTVAELMLPYTGGQPQHRHAALALNMQGGGGLEIWQYKGRTPLMPNFQLQLGDLGIFAAKIKCPDVKKAYEFFSSKGVPVSPLAMSPKNEEHFFIRDPFGNFFEIYQHNFVFKNEKKPVSGIGGVIIGVSDIDAALKVYRDILGYDTIIYDKTGNFDDLSEIPGGNEQFRRMLLTHSEVRSGSFSNFFGQSEIELVQVIGREPNKIFKDRFWGDLGFIHLCFDIKNMNDLEKECVEKGFPFTVNSNVKHNEKGSFDMGEAAGHFSYIEDPDGTLIEFVETHRVPLIKPLGIQLNMDKRDPHKPIPNWITKLLSLKRVKHI; encoded by the coding sequence ATGTCAAGTATAATTTACGGTATTCAGCAAGTTGGAATTGGTGTTTCAAGTTTAACTGAAGCATGGAAGTGGTATAAAGAATATCTTGGTTTTGATATCCGAATTTTTGAGGATAGCACCGTTGCAGAGCTAATGCTACCCTATACTGGCGGGCAGCCCCAACATCGCCATGCTGCGCTTGCTCTTAATATGCAAGGTGGTGGCGGTCTTGAAATTTGGCAATACAAAGGCAGAACCCCGCTAATGCCTAACTTCCAGCTACAGCTGGGCGACCTTGGTATATTTGCTGCCAAAATTAAATGCCCCGATGTTAAAAAGGCCTACGAATTCTTTTCAAGCAAGGGTGTACCCGTCAGCCCATTGGCAATGAGCCCCAAAAATGAAGAGCACTTCTTCATTCGAGACCCCTTTGGTAACTTCTTTGAAATTTACCAGCACAACTTCGTTTTCAAAAACGAGAAGAAACCAGTCTCTGGCATTGGTGGTGTAATAATAGGAGTGTCGGATATTGATGCAGCACTTAAAGTTTATCGTGATATCTTAGGATACGATACCATTATTTATGATAAAACTGGCAATTTTGACGACCTAAGCGAGATTCCTGGCGGCAACGAGCAGTTCCGAAGAATGCTACTGACACATTCTGAAGTTAGAAGTGGAAGTTTCAGCAACTTCTTTGGCCAATCGGAGATTGAGTTGGTTCAGGTAATTGGTCGAGAGCCCAATAAGATATTCAAAGATAGATTTTGGGGAGACCTTGGATTCATTCATTTGTGTTTCGATATTAAAAACATGAACGACCTGGAGAAAGAGTGTGTTGAGAAAGGCTTCCCATTTACAGTAAACTCAAATGTTAAGCATAACGAGAAAGGCAGCTTTGACATGGGCGAAGCAGCCGGCCATTTTTCATACATTGAAGATCCTGATGGTACCTTAATTGAGTTTGTGGAAACACATCGCGTACCGCTAATCAAACCCCTAGGCATTCAACTCAACATGGATAAACGCGACCCACACAAACCCATTCCTAACTGGATAACAAAACTTCTTAGTTTAAAGAGAGTTAAACACATTTAA
- a CDS encoding CotH kinase family protein encodes MRIYLLVFIFFVQNVFSQTINHWETAIFPSDTWRYRANTSQPPNDWYLPSFDHSIWPSGSGGFGYGDDDDATIIQNCISVSIRKTFNVVNASEIAMAVLSVDYDDAFIAWLNGVEIARSEGLKDLKAAWDTPSIVNHEASMYLGGFPTDYLINSDSLTNALKEGVNVLAIEAHNTSTSSSDLSIIPYLSFGITTGNKYFRPTPDWFNPPITSLNSNLPIVIIDTQGQAVQSDNEIVAKMKVVDKQVLPNSITDNEYTYNGYIHFEYRGQSSLWNDWPKKSYNVELIDELGQNIDSALMGMPRGNDWALYGPYNDKSLIRNALAYEIGRRMGRYAPRTAFCELMVNNQYLGLYLLIEKIRRDKDRVDIAKLKEDEISGDDLTGGYIIKIDKGDFDEFGWQSPYTTNGKPISFLWHYPKPEQIQPAQKSYIKNYVTTFENTLSSSYWNDYFLGYYRYIDLESAADYFLVNELTKNIDAYRISTFLYKDKDSKGGKLSFGPIWDYDLSFGNANYYDGDSPEGWIYKSISPDDYFQPTFWWAKFTTDDRFNNLVRCRWEKLKQDGLFTPNGINSIIDSMTTLISDARIRNFNTFNSIGIWVWPNAFVGNTYEEEINYLKTFATNRIKWLDTYLPGVCMDDKDTILVSAIPNPFSAYFDLRVILPKKGEITIKLTSISGNTILQINKHVEETSFAYRIQSQNLQKGIYILTVYLNGKYLGAVKLIKT; translated from the coding sequence ATGCGAATCTACTTGCTTGTTTTTATTTTTTTTGTTCAAAACGTATTTTCTCAAACCATTAACCACTGGGAAACTGCTATTTTCCCTAGCGATACCTGGCGATACAGGGCAAACACTTCGCAGCCTCCAAATGATTGGTATTTACCTAGTTTCGACCATAGTATATGGCCAAGCGGTTCTGGTGGTTTTGGTTACGGCGACGATGACGATGCTACAATCATTCAAAACTGCATATCGGTTAGTATTAGAAAAACTTTTAACGTAGTAAATGCTAGCGAAATAGCAATGGCCGTTCTTAGCGTTGATTATGACGATGCCTTTATTGCATGGCTAAACGGAGTTGAAATAGCACGCTCCGAAGGTCTTAAAGACCTAAAAGCCGCATGGGATACACCTTCGATTGTCAATCATGAAGCATCAATGTACCTTGGCGGATTCCCAACGGATTATTTAATTAACAGCGATTCGCTAACCAATGCTTTAAAGGAAGGCGTCAACGTTCTGGCTATTGAAGCCCATAATACGAGTACTAGCTCGTCGGACCTTAGTATTATACCGTACCTATCGTTTGGAATTACCACTGGCAATAAGTACTTCCGTCCAACACCCGACTGGTTTAATCCGCCTATAACTTCACTAAATAGCAACCTTCCAATTGTAATAATAGACACCCAAGGACAAGCAGTTCAATCCGATAATGAGATTGTTGCCAAGATGAAAGTCGTTGACAAACAAGTTCTACCAAACAGCATAACCGACAACGAATATACCTATAACGGCTACATCCATTTTGAGTACCGCGGGCAATCGTCGTTATGGAACGACTGGCCTAAGAAAAGTTACAACGTGGAACTTATTGATGAGCTAGGCCAAAACATCGACTCCGCTCTCATGGGAATGCCTCGTGGCAACGATTGGGCACTATATGGGCCATACAACGACAAATCGTTAATTCGAAATGCCTTAGCCTACGAAATTGGACGCCGAATGGGAAGGTATGCACCAAGAACTGCTTTCTGCGAACTGATGGTTAACAACCAATACTTAGGACTTTACCTGCTAATCGAGAAAATTCGCCGTGATAAAGATAGAGTTGATATTGCCAAACTTAAAGAAGATGAAATATCAGGTGACGACCTAACTGGTGGATACATTATTAAAATTGACAAGGGCGACTTTGATGAGTTTGGCTGGCAATCGCCATATACTACAAATGGAAAACCTATAAGTTTTCTATGGCATTACCCTAAACCCGAGCAAATACAACCCGCACAAAAAAGCTATATCAAAAACTACGTCACCACATTTGAAAACACACTCAGCTCAAGCTACTGGAACGATTACTTTTTAGGCTACTATAGATACATCGATTTAGAATCGGCTGCCGATTACTTTTTGGTAAATGAGCTCACCAAAAACATCGACGCCTATCGTATTAGCACATTTTTGTATAAGGACAAGGACAGCAAAGGAGGGAAGCTATCATTTGGGCCGATTTGGGACTACGACCTCTCATTTGGAAATGCCAACTACTACGATGGCGACTCTCCTGAAGGCTGGATTTACAAATCGATTAGCCCCGACGATTACTTCCAACCAACATTCTGGTGGGCAAAATTCACCACCGATGATAGGTTCAACAACCTTGTTCGTTGCCGCTGGGAAAAGCTAAAACAGGATGGCCTGTTCACTCCCAATGGAATTAATTCCATTATCGACAGCATGACCACTCTAATTTCCGATGCCCGCATTAGAAATTTCAATACGTTTAATTCCATTGGCATATGGGTTTGGCCAAACGCATTTGTTGGCAACACTTATGAAGAGGAGATAAACTACCTCAAAACCTTTGCCACCAATAGGATAAAATGGCTCGACACCTACCTACCCGGAGTTTGCATGGATGATAAAGACACAATACTAGTATCGGCTATTCCAAATCCATTTTCGGCATATTTTGATTTAAGAGTGATTCTACCTAAAAAAGGAGAAATTACCATTAAGCTAACATCTATCTCAGGCAATACAATACTGCAGATAAATAAACATGTTGAAGAGACATCATTTGCATATCGAATTCAAAGCCAAAACCTTCAAAAGGGGATTTATATACTCACAGTATACTTAAATGGGAAATATTTAGGCGCAGTTAAGCTTATAAAAACCTAA
- a CDS encoding regulatory protein RecX, translated as MSSSQNSITPEKALERLQRLCAQREKCTYDLIQKLTQWGVAQNDINKIITSLKHDGFVDDQRFARLYVREKSKFNKWGPIKIRTMLSAKKISKEIIDAALSELSDEKTSENLFDLLKKKKVQIKAKNSYDLRNKLIRFGVSRGFPLDDVFEAVNRLINSWD; from the coding sequence ATGAGCAGTTCTCAGAATAGTATAACACCTGAAAAAGCCTTAGAAAGGCTTCAGCGTTTATGTGCACAACGCGAAAAATGTACATACGACCTTATTCAAAAGCTAACTCAATGGGGGGTTGCCCAAAATGATATCAACAAAATAATTACAAGCCTAAAGCACGATGGTTTTGTCGATGATCAGAGATTTGCCAGGCTATATGTAAGAGAAAAAAGTAAGTTCAATAAATGGGGGCCAATTAAGATTAGAACCATGCTATCGGCAAAAAAAATATCAAAAGAGATTATTGATGCTGCTCTAAGTGAGCTTAGCGATGAAAAAACATCCGAAAATCTTTTTGATTTGCTTAAAAAGAAAAAAGTACAGATAAAGGCAAAGAATAGCTATGATTTGCGGAATAAACTTATTCGCTTTGGAGTTTCTCGAGGGTTCCCGTTGGACGATGTTTTTGAAGCTGTTAATCGCTTAATAAATAGTTGGGATTAA
- the prmC gene encoding peptide chain release factor N(5)-glutamine methyltransferase, with amino-acid sequence MEPVTLSDILKIISQKLEGVFNADEIQSLKKLIVESILDIPYHSVFLNPNDEVKPEKLKEFDRVLTDIIAGQPVQYAIGYTHFFDLKIKVNPSVLIPRPETEELVSLVVKENRTKTPTILDIGTGSGCIALALANTIPDSRVTGIDISDDALTLARENAELNGLNVSFIKSDIFNPLALNNLHFDIIVSNPPYVRESEKPLMKSNVLDHEPHLALFVPDEKPLIFYEAIVNFAFNHLNRDGQLYLEINEALGNEVSELLKSNGFNDVRILNDFRDRVRFAVAKSSN; translated from the coding sequence ATGGAGCCTGTAACCCTGAGCGATATACTAAAGATTATTTCACAAAAACTTGAAGGTGTTTTTAATGCTGACGAAATTCAATCATTGAAAAAACTGATTGTTGAGTCAATCCTAGATATACCCTATCATAGCGTATTTCTTAATCCTAACGATGAAGTAAAACCTGAAAAGTTAAAAGAGTTTGATAGGGTCTTAACTGATATTATTGCTGGGCAACCGGTTCAATACGCTATTGGCTACACCCATTTTTTCGATTTGAAAATAAAAGTAAACCCTTCTGTGCTGATTCCTCGACCCGAGACAGAGGAGTTGGTTTCGTTAGTTGTGAAAGAAAATAGAACTAAAACTCCAACCATTCTTGATATAGGAACAGGCAGCGGATGCATTGCGCTGGCTCTGGCTAATACCATTCCAGATTCTAGGGTGACAGGTATTGATATTTCGGATGATGCCCTTACGCTGGCCAGAGAAAATGCAGAGCTGAATGGTTTGAATGTTAGCTTTATTAAATCTGATATTTTTAATCCCCTTGCGCTTAATAATTTGCATTTCGATATTATTGTTAGCAATCCGCCGTATGTGCGTGAGTCAGAAAAACCACTTATGAAGAGTAATGTGCTTGACCATGAGCCTCATTTAGCCCTTTTTGTTCCCGATGAAAAACCATTGATTTTTTATGAGGCTATTGTAAATTTCGCTTTCAATCACTTAAATCGCGATGGTCAGCTGTATCTTGAAATTAACGAAGCGCTTGGTAATGAGGTGAGTGAACTTCTAAAAAGTAATGGCTTTAATGATGTTAGAATTTTAAACGATTTTAGGGATAGAGTACGTTTTGCTGTAGCAAAATCATCGAATTAA
- the ribD gene encoding bifunctional diaminohydroxyphosphoribosylaminopyrimidine deaminase/5-amino-6-(5-phosphoribosylamino)uracil reductase RibD, which produces MDNAEVHRKYMARCLELALGGQGNVAPNPLVGAVIVHNGKIIGEGFHAVYGQAHAEVNAINSVQNKELLKESTLYVSLEPCSHYGKTPPCTERIIEHEIPRVVIATTDPNPKVAGRGIEVLRNSGKEVITGVLEDEAKELNRRFITFHTKKRPYVILKWAQTMDGFIDKIREANEPVGSNWITNELARSLVHRWRSEEQAIIVGTNTVEKDNPRLNVRNWSGRPPVRVVIDRKLRLPLNSNVFDGSQPTLLITGNNSSSQARKHEFTGIENLEIITIDFAKGIENQILKELAERDIISVIIEGGGMVLSSFIKKNLWDEARMFVGNKFFGDGIKAPTLSGKLISYDEIGDSKLFVYRRSRQG; this is translated from the coding sequence ATGGATAATGCCGAAGTTCACCGTAAATACATGGCGCGTTGCCTTGAACTAGCACTTGGCGGACAAGGTAATGTGGCGCCAAACCCGTTGGTTGGTGCAGTTATTGTTCATAATGGTAAAATTATAGGCGAGGGCTTTCATGCCGTTTACGGGCAGGCGCATGCGGAGGTGAACGCCATAAACTCTGTACAAAACAAGGAGCTACTAAAAGAATCAACCTTATATGTTTCATTGGAACCCTGTTCGCATTATGGTAAAACCCCACCCTGCACCGAACGGATAATTGAGCATGAGATACCAAGAGTTGTTATTGCAACAACCGACCCAAACCCCAAGGTGGCAGGTCGTGGCATTGAGGTTTTACGGAATAGCGGCAAAGAGGTAATTACCGGCGTACTTGAAGATGAGGCAAAAGAGCTGAACCGAAGGTTTATCACCTTTCATACAAAAAAGCGCCCCTACGTTATCCTAAAATGGGCGCAAACCATGGACGGATTCATTGATAAAATCCGCGAGGCCAATGAGCCCGTTGGCTCTAACTGGATTACTAACGAGCTGGCCCGCTCATTGGTTCACCGCTGGCGTAGCGAAGAGCAAGCCATAATTGTTGGAACCAACACAGTTGAAAAAGACAACCCCCGCTTAAATGTAAGAAACTGGAGCGGCCGCCCCCCTGTTCGAGTTGTTATTGACAGGAAGTTACGACTACCACTAAACTCAAATGTATTTGACGGTAGTCAGCCAACACTTTTAATCACCGGGAACAACAGTAGTTCTCAAGCCCGAAAGCATGAATTCACTGGTATCGAAAATCTTGAGATAATCACCATTGATTTTGCCAAAGGGATTGAGAATCAAATCTTAAAAGAGCTTGCCGAACGCGATATTATCTCGGTAATCATTGAGGGTGGCGGTATGGTTCTTAGTAGTTTCATTAAAAAGAACCTTTGGGATGAAGCCCGCATGTTTGTTGGAAACAAATTTTTTGGCGATGGAATAAAAGCCCCTACCCTTTCAGGCAAACTAATCTCTTATGACGAAATTGGCGATAGCAAACTTTTTGTCTACAGGAGAAGCAGACAGGGCTAA